In uncultured Propionivibrio sp., the sequence CGGCGCCGGAGTTAACGAAGCGGATCGCCGCCTCGACCTTCGGCAACATCGAACCGGGAGCGAAATGCCCTTCCTCGATGTACTTCTGCGCCTCGCTGACGGTAATGCGCGACAGCCACTGCTGGTTCGGCTTGCCGAAGTTGATGGCAACGCGCGGCACCGCCGTCAGGACGATGAAGGTGTCGGCAGCAATGACATCAGCAAGCTTCGCCGCCGCCTTGTCCTTGTCGATGACGACATCGACGCTGTGCAGCAGACCGTCTTCGCGATAGACCGGAATACCGCCGCCACCGCAGGCGATGACGACGTCACCGTTCTCCATCAGGCAGCGGATCGTGCCCTTCTCCTTGATGTCGATCGGATCGGGCGACGGCACGACGCGACGAAAGCCGCGACCCGAATCCTCGACGAAGGTATAGCCCTTCTCTTTGGCAATCGCATTCGCCGCCTCTTCCGTGTAGAACAGCCCGACCGGCTTGGTCGGCTTCTGGAAGGCCGGATCGTTGCGATCGACGACCACCTGGGTGATCGCCGTCGACACGTGCGTCGTCATGCCGTTCGCGTAGAAGCTGTTCTGCAGCGCATTCTGCAGATGGAAGCCGATATAGCCCTGGCTCATCGCGCTGCACTCGGCGAACGGCATCGCCGACACGTTCTGGTTCTGGCCGTAGGCAAGCTCGAAAGCCAGGTTGATCATGCCGACCTGCGGACCGTTGCCATGCACGATGACAATGCTGTAGCCGTCGCGCACCAGGCTGACGATGTTGCCGGACGCCGCCAAGACGGCGTCTTTCTGCTCTTCCGGCGTGCTTCCCAGGGCGTTTCCGCCCAGCGCAATCACCAACTGCTTACCCATGATAGTCGTCCTCAACACGAAGGATCGGACAGCGCAACATCCCTGTTGCAGTCCTTGGAATACACATAGGCGAAATCCTCGTCCCGCCCGACCGCGTAGCACGCCTGCGGGCAGTAGGCCCCCATGAAAATGTAATCGCCCTTCTGCACGGGGAACCACTGATTGTCGAGGTTGTACATGCCCTGGCCGCTCAGGCAATACGCGCCGTGCTCCTGCACATGCGTCTCGACGTAACCGTGCGAGGCGCCGGGCTTGAAGCTGAGGATATGGAAGTTGCAATCAAACGCCAGATCCTTCGGCAGGAAGTCCTTGACGAGGACATCCTTCATGCCCTCGTACTCGGTCCACGGCATCGCCTCGGTGTCGCCGACGACGACGTACGGCGTCGTTCCCTCCAGCGGGACATAGCGGCGCTTGTAGAGGAACGCGCGTGCCGCCACCCCGCTGCGGTTATGCAGGAAGAGCTTGACGCCGGGCGGACAGTAAGCGAAGCCGCCGCGCGCCAGATCATGCACCTGATCGCCGGTACCGACCGAGAGCGCGCCGTCGATCACATAGATCAGCGTCTCCTCGCCGTCGGCGCCGAAGCCCAGCAGATTGCCGCCTTCCGGATGAACGGTAAGGAGGTAATCGACAAAACTGGCGCCGAGCTTGGGCGACCCGAGAATCGTGATATCACAATTCTCGAAGCCGGGAATCACGTTCCGGACGAGGCCGTCGGGCTCGAGCACCGCATAGCGGCCGGCCTTGATGACCGAGCGGTTGTGCAGGAGACCGGCCCGGTAGCCCAGGACATTGTTCTGATAACCCACGATCACTCCGCCTTTGCTTGCTTTTTCTTGCCGGCGTTGGCGGCATAGAAGGTAATCGCCCCGATCAGCAGCAGGATCGCGCCGAGGTAGAAGCCCCAGACGCCCGAACCGGTGCGGTCGATGATGTAGCCGGTCAGCGCCGGTGCGACGACCGACGAGGACATGCCGAAGAAGTTGAAGGTACCGAGCGTCGTCGCCATGTTCTTCTTGTCGGCCTGGTCGGAGACGTAGGAGATCAGCACCGGATCGACCGCCATCTTGCCGAGGAAACCGTAGAGCAGGAGGACGATGCCGAAGGTCGTCGTATCGGGCGCGAACATCGACACGCCGATCAGGACGAAGGCGGAGATTTCGAGGAAGAGGATGACTTCGGCCTTCTTGTCGCGTTTTTTGTCCGACAGGTGCGCGAAGAACAGGGCGCCCGGCACCGCCGTCACCGCGATCATCGACACCACCAGACCGACCATGCCGCCCTTGATGCCGCGCTCGGCTTCGAGGAACTTCGGCAGCCAGGTGACAATCATGTAATACGCATAGCAGGTGGTGAAGTAGAGGAAGTAGCAGGTCACCAGCGAGAGGCGGAAGATCGAGCCCTTGGATTTTTCCTCGGTGACGACTGCGGCCTTGTTCACCGCGGCACCCGGCGCTTGCGCGACCTTGCTCGGCTCGACGATGGCGAAGGCGAACCAGAGAACGAGGAAGACAAGCAGGCAGCCGGAGACGACCACCATCGTCTGCCAGGGCAGGCCCAGCGTCTTGACCACGTAGCTCGATCCGGTCATGCCGAGGATCATGCCGAGTGCGGAACCGCTATTGACGATCGCCGTTTGCAGGCCCTTCTTCTCGGCCGGCACATGCTGCGAGGTCAGCGAATAGGCGGAACCGTAATACGTGCCGCAGCCGATACCGGCCATGACGGCACCGATATAGATCATCGAAATCGTATCTGCATAGGCAATGCTGAACACGCCGGCAGCAAAGATGCTGAAGCCGGGAATCAGGACCTTCTTCTGGCCGAAGCGGTCAACCAGGAAGCCCGACGGAATCTGCAAGGCCGTATAGCCGAAGAAATAGCAGGAGGCGATCAGCCCCATCGCGGCGTTGGTCTGCGGCCCGATGGTCGCCTGGATCTCGGGATAGATCGGCGAGAGCATGGCACGGTAGATCCAGATGATCGTCCAGCCCATGCAGAACGTGAACACGAGCAGCTTCCAGTAATTGTCCGGATATGAAGCTCTCATTCCGTCTTTCAATGCCAGGGTATTCATGAAAATCCTTTCAGATCAGTAAGCCAGTTCATGGAGGGTGTAGGCCAGCGCCTTGATGCCTTCGCACAGGTCCTCGAGTTTCGTGTCTTCGGCCGGGTTGTGGCTGATGCCCTTGATGCTCGGCACGAAGATCATTCCGGTCGGCACGCGCGGGGCAAAAATCTGCGAGTCGTGACCGGCGCCGCTGTGCATGACCTTGTAATTGAGCTGCCTGTCGCGACAGACGCGCTCGATGATGCTGACGACATTGGCATCCATCGACACCGGCTTCTCGTTCATCCAGTTGTCGATCTCGATGTCGATGCCGGCCTTGGCCGCGATTGCCTTCATGTCGGCTTCGAGCTCGGCAGTGAATGCCAGCAGGAAGGCAGCGTCGGTATGGCGGCAGTCCATGGTGAACAGCGTCTCGCCTGGCACGACATTGACCGTATTCGGCTTCGGCACCACCTTGCCAAACGTGAGCACGAGCGGATCGCCGGCGGCCTTCGCCTTGTCGAGGCAGTGCACGACGATACGCGACAGGCATTCCACCGTGTCCTTGCGATAGCGCATCAGCGTCGTGCCCGCATGGTTCGCTTCGCCGCGCAAGGTGATGTTGTAACGCTTCTGGCCGACGATCGAGTTGACGACGCCGACGGTGTAGTTTTCCTCTTCGAGGAAGTTGCCCTGCTCGATATGCAATTCGATAAAGGCGTCGAGATCGTCCTTGACCTTGCCGTCACCGAAATCGAAGCCGCAGCCGCGCATCGCATCGACGAAGCCGACGCCATGGCCGTCCTTAAGGTTGGCGACATCTTCCGGCCGGGCCAGGCCGAAAATATTCTTGCTGCCCCAGAAGACGTAGGGGAAGCGCGAACCTTCCTCCTCGGCCATCGAGATGATCTCGAGGCTCTTCTTCGGCCGGCCATGGGTCTCGAGCAGATGCTTGACCGCGAGGTAGCCGCCGAAGATGCCCAACTGGCCGTCGAGCTTGCCGCCGCGCACGACCGTGTCGACGTGCGAGCCGGTGGCGATCTTGCGCTCGGGCGATTCGCTGCCGACAAGGGTGCCGAACAGGTTGCCGACCGCGTCAAAGCGGCACTCCATGCCCAGCGACTCGAACTTTTCCTTGAGCGCCTTCTGCGCCGTGAGCCAGCTCGGCGAGTACAGCAGGCGCGTCGTGCCCGGCCCCGCCTCATCGCTGATCGACGACAACCACTCCAGGGTCTGCCGTACTTCAGCTACTTCGATATTCATGCCCTCTCCTTTGTTGAACAATGCACAACGCTAAAACGACCGGGTCAGAAACTTGAGCCCCAGGAAAAATCCAAACAGCGTATCCACGCCCGACGTGTGGCCGAATTGCGCCACCGCGTCGACACACTGGCGCACCGCCCGCGCATCGCCGCCATCGATCAGCGCCGCCAGCGCGGCGAGATGCCCGGCGACATACCCCATCAGCATCGCCTGGACATAGGCGACGCTGATCGCGGTCGTCGTCTCCGGCGTGACGCCCGCTGCCACCGCCCGGTTCCAGTCGGCATAGCGGCCGAACAGCATCAGGGCGAAGGTAAAACCGAGCAGGAGGTCGTCGCCGCTCGGCGTCAGCCCCTGCCCACGTCCGGCGAAATAGGCGACCAAGCGACTGTTGGCGGCGAAATCGGCCTTGTCGGCCTCGCAGAGCAAGGCCAGGTGTTCGCGATCGGCATCGCTGATGTTGAGTCCGAGTCCGGTCGACTGCTCCAGACCCAGCGCGTCGAGCTGGCGATACACTTCCGAAGCGGCGATCGCGTCGATGCCGCAGGCCACTGCCGGCACGCGCAGATCGACGGTCGGCAACTCGGCCAGATCGATGCTCATCACACCGTCATGACCGTAGATGAACAGGCGCTGCGCCTTGAGGACGACGAGATCGCCGACCCGCACGCCGGCCAGCAGTTCGCGCAGGCGCGCCGCCGGCAAGGCCAGGCCAAAGGCCGACAAGGGGGCATCGTCGCCGCCGACGTACAGCAGTTGCGTCGGAAATTCGACGTTGAAGCCCCGGGCAAAAACGCTATGCACCCGGCCGGCCGTCTTCCGGTCGCCGCAGGTGTGCAGTAGCAGATTGCTTTTCATGCCGGTCTCTCGCCCGTCGCGCTCAGTCGAAATCGACGCCAAGCTTCCTGGCATAAGCCAGGATCGCCTTCTCGAAACAGGCGAGCGGCGCCCGCACCGTCCCCGCGCCGATCTGGCCGACGCCGGCCTGCTTGTGCGCGATGCCGGTATTGATCAGCGGCGTGATCCCCGTCGCCACCACCTTGCGCGCGTCGATGCCGAGACAGGTGCCCTTGAAGTCCCAGGTCGGAATGGTCCAGGTCGGGTTGTTGCCGATGCAGATTTCGCTCATTTCGTTGGAAACCCGCAAGGCATCGTGGAAACCACCGGCGCCGACAAAGCGCGTCACGCCCGGCGCTGCGACCATCGCCATGCCGCCGACACCGACCGTCTCGGTAATGGCGCTGTCGCCGATATCGGGATTCGCGTCATCGGCGCTGTAGCCGGTGAAATACAAACCATTCGGCGTATTCACCGGCGCCGTGAACCACTCGTCGCCCATGCCGCTGATGCGCACGCCGAATTCGCGGCCGTTGCGCGACATCGCCGTCACCACCGTGCCGCGCGTCACCTTGCGCGCCGAATCCATGATCGACTTCGATACCGCCATCATGACATTCAGGAAGAACTGGTCGGTGTCGGCGAGGAAGCTGACGACCTTGAGTTTCTCCTGCGCATCGATGTCGAGCCGCATGACAAGCGGCGCCATTTCCTTGAGGAAGATGAGCGAGGCGGCGATGTTACGCTGATGGAATTCGTCGCCCATGGTGATCGCCCGGGCGATCAGCACGTTGAGGTTGAGGCCGCCTTCCTTGAGCTGAAGCGCCTTCGACAGGACCGGGCCGAGCGAATCGCGCATCCACTTCAGGCGGTTCACCACGTCGGCCGAGAAGGCGCCGAAGCGCAGCACCTTGCCAATACCCTCGTTCATGATGCAGTAGGCGGTCGTGTCGTCGAGGCGGTTCTTGACGACCATCACCGGCATGTTGCCCGAGGTGATACCGCCCATCGGGCCGACGGCGCCGACGTGATGACAGGGCGTGAACGATACGCCGCCGTCTTCGAGCAGTTTGCGCGCGCTCGCCTCGTCGTTCGCCCAGCCTTCGAAGAGCACGGCGCCGACGCAAGAGCCCTGCATCGGGCCGGTCATGTTCTTGTACTCGATCGGCGGCCCGGCATGCAGCAGGGCGCGGCCGTTGAGCACTTCGATGACCGACTTCGCCGGCACGACGTCGACGAGGAAGGGCTGTCCCGACTTGATCCGCTCGATGACTTCGGTATTGTCGGTATCGATGACCGCCATCCGCGAGAGGAAATTCAGCAGCTTGATCATCTTCTTGTTGCCGCCGGCCGCCGGCTTCCAGTCGTATTGCACGGCGCGGCCGCCATAGGCGACGATCGATTCGGTGAAGCTGGGCAGGCCGATATTGACGATGCGCGGCTTGCTGTTGAGAAGATCAACAACGGCATCGCTCGCCTTCGGCAACGGCTTCTTCGTCGCTGGCGCCGCCTCGAAGCGCTTGTCCGCTTCGCAGAGATCGACGCCCTTCAGTTTGAGCGCCAGGCGGACCGCCCGCTCGTTGCTCTCCTCGACCAGCACGCCGCAGGCTTTCAGCGTGTCGATGGCAGCCTGGTAGCTCTGCGGGTCCTGCTGCGTACCGCAGACGCTGGCGACGAAATGCAACTCGCGACCGCTGGCACGCGCGCTTTCCCGCGCCGCGCGGATCGCCGGGGCCAGCGCGCCGGCCATATCCGGATGCGAGCCGTAGCCGAGGACGCAATCCAGCACGATGACACCGGTATTGGCATCGGCGGCGCACTCGCGAATCTTGTTGACGCGGACTTCCGGATCGATCATCGGATGCGGCTTGCCCTGGGTATAGACGTCGTCGCCGAGGTCGATCACCTGATAGCCGTTGGCGTTGAGGATGAAGCCGGCTTCCTTGCCGAGCTTGCCGAGATCGAGCGCATCGGCGATCAGCATGGCGGCTTCGGCGGCCAGCGTTCCGCCCGAATACAGGCCCTTGACCGTCTTCCCGGACGCGAGCGACGCCTTGACTTCGTTTGCCAGCGGCTGCGTGTAGTTGGGCTTGATCTCGCGGCTGAAGGCAAGATCGACGGCGATCCGCGCGGTTTCCTCAAGCGTGTGGGCGAAATGCACCTGTCCTTGATGGTGATCCGGCTTCTCGCCGAGGAAAATCGCCACCACCGGTTTCGTCAGGCTATGCAGCAGTTCGACGATCTCATCACGGACCTTCTTTGCCGGCGGCTTCGAGATCACGACGATGACATCGGTCGGATCGTGTTCTTCGAGACCGACGATGGCATCACGCACGGTGATGGCGCCGACCTCTTCGCTGAGATCGCGACCACCGGTGCCGATGGCATGAACGACGCCGCCACCGAGGCGGTCGATGATCGTCGTCACTTCCTGGATGCCGGTGCCCGAGGCGCCGACGATGCCGATATTGCCGGGCCGGACGACATTGGTGAATGCCACCGGAATCCCGCTGATGACGCCGGTGCCGCAGTCCGGGCCCATCAGCATCACGCCCTTCTCATGCGCCAGGCGCTTGAGGCGAACCTCGTCCTCGATCGAAATGTTGTCGGTGAATGAGAAGACGTGCAGTCCCTTGTCGAGCGCCTTCTCGATCTCGTCGGCGGCATATTCGCCGGGGATCGAGAACAGCGCCAGATTCGCTTCCGGCATTTCCTGCAGGGCCGCGTCGATGCTCGTCACGCTCTTGGTGCCGGTCACCTGCTTCTTGACCGCCAGGTCGTTGAGGAACTTCGCCGACGCATCGAGAACGCGCTCGACGATCTTCTCGTCGCCGGCTTCGACAGCAATGATCATGTCATTAGGCGCGGCAGCGGCGCCCTCGGGCGTCAGCAAGCCGCCGCCGTTGAGAATTTCCTTGTTGGCTTCGGTCCCCATCATGACGGAACACTTGACGACTCCGTCGAGGGTATTGATGGCATTGGTCAACAGCATCAGGCTGATCGAATCCTGGTAGCTGTTCTTCTTGATGATCGTGTAAAGCATCTCCGCCTCTAAAAAAATGGGCAAGCCGCACCCCTGCCACGCGGCGCGCGGCACTCTCGAAAAACGTCGGTTAAAACGGAAAAATTACGTCGGTATCAACTTCGCCAAACGCTGCAGGGCGTCTTCAATCCTGTCGCTCCAAGGAAGTCCGCAGGCCAGTCTCAGGCAATTGGTATAACGCCCGCTCGCCGAGAACATTTCCCCGGGAACGAAGGTGATACCGGCCTCGACCGCCCGCCGGTGCAACAACATCACATTCACGTCTTCAGGCAAGGCAACCCAGAGGACGAAACCGCCCTCAGGATCGGTAATGCGTGTTTCCGCCGGAAAATGGCGCACGACGGCATCCCGCGTTCTCGCCACCTGTTCGCCGAGACGCCGGCGCAAGGTGCGCACATGCGTTTCGAATCCGCGCGAATCGAGCAACTCCGCCAGCACGCGCTGCGTCAGCGGATTGGTCTTGCCGCTGGTCAGCGCCTTCTGCAGCGAAATATCGGAAAAGCGTTTGCCCGCGGCGACATAACCGACGCGCAGGGACGGGCTGACGATCTTGGAAAATGAGGAACAGAGAATGGTGTTGCCGCTCTTGTCAAAGGCATAGATCGGCAGAGGCCGCTCGGCGGTGAAGCAGATATCGCCGTAGATGTCGTCTTCGATGAGCGGCACATTGCGCGAGGAGAGCAGGCGCGCAATCGCCTTCTTGTTTTCATCGGGAATGATGCATCCCAACGGGTTATTACCGTTGGCGATCAGGATACAGGCGGCGACTTCGCCATTCTTCGTCGCGGCATCGAGGGCCTCGACCGACACGCCGGTTTCCGGGTTCGTCGGCAGTTCCAGGGCTTTCAGGCCCATGGCCTCGAGCATCTGCAGCATGACGTAATAGGTCGGCGACTCGACCGCGACCGTGTCGCCCGGCTGGGTGACTGCCTGCAGGCTGAGCTTGAGCGCTTCGGTGCAGGAATTGGTGGCAATGATTTCGTCGAGCGACACGGCATAGCCGCAGTCGAGCGAGCGGCGCACGATCGATTTGGCGAAGGCGTTTTCGCTGTGGGCGCCGTCGCTCAGGCCGGCCAGCAGCTTGACATGTTTCCGCGCCAGGCTCGCGTAGAGACGCGCGAGCCGCGCCGTCGGCAGCAGTTCCGGCGCCGGCGACGCCGATCCGAACGGCACCGCGTGCGGCATGCCGTTGGCACGCAGGATACCGAGCATGCGATGGGTGATACCGACCTCGACCGGTGCCGGCACGAGTTCGCTGCTCTCGATTTCGAGCGGCCGCAGGTTTCGTTGCTTGACGTAATAGCCCGACTGCGGCCGGGCTTCGACGAGGCCCCTGCTTTCGAGCACGCGCAGCGCCTGGATGACCGTCGACGCCGACAGCTTGCGCTGCTGGGCAAGCCGCCGCACCGAAGGCAGGCGATCGCCGGGGCGAATCTGCCCCGCGCCGATCAGCGCCGTAAACTCTTGAGCAATACTCTCGTAGATGTGCATGAGGGCATTATGGTTTCCCAAACTGTGCCGCACCACATACAGTTTGAGTTTTTTTGTTGCAATACAGTTCCAGCGACTGTAATGGTACCCCGGGCGCATGCGCAACGCATCCGCCATGACGACGCGCTGGCCGCCGCAAGCCGGTGTATCGCCGGAAGTTCCCTCCGGACATGGCATGCGAAATGCTAGTTCTCTCTCGTGATCATCGAGAAAGAAAGGAAGAACGCCATGTTTCCCGCCAATTTGCTCGTCGACATCGGTGCCACTTGCATTTTCCCGTTCCTTGAGACTGTCGCTAGCGCGTACCTGGAACGTCTTCAGCGCACTATTCCGGGATCTTAGGCACTAATCGGGTGCCAACCGCGACCACTGTACCGCCTGTCTGTACGCCCCCTGGAGAACGATCATGCATAAACCCACCTGCAATCTGCATTCCAGTCTCGAACACTTCGTCGAAGCCCTGTTCAAGTACCAAAGCGCCGTCGTCCAGATCAATCGGGCCGCGCAACGTCAACGTCAAGCGAACGATGACATGCGCAAGAACCTCAAGAACATCGTTTCGGCATTGCGGGCGTCCGCCTAGGAAGTATTCGCCGCACGGCCCCGCGCAGACTCACCCGCGCGGCCCGGTGCGGCATCAACAACTGCCGCCGCCCGACAAGGGGGATCCGCGTCCGCGGGCGGACACGCAAACGCGTTCTGCATCAGCACAGTTCGCGCGCCTGTGATGCTCGCATTTTCCTGACACCGCCCTGCTGAAGCTGGGGAAACGCCAATCAGTTCCCGGGGCGCCCCACGGCAAATGCCGACATCGAGAACGAACACAAATGGCCCGCCACGCATCGCGTTCGCAGGCGGTACAGCGTCCGGGGTGACGCCATCTGGCCGACAGCGCGGTTTTGATGTACTTTTCCGCACTCGGCACGCGCACCGGGCGCGGCTTCCAGCGAACCCAATCAGCATACCCTGTTACCCAACTCACGAATGAGCACGACATGACCCCCCTGTCAGATTCGTCCTTGTCAGCGACCGGTTGCGACCAGTGCCGCAATCTTCAGGCACTCGATTTCGATTTCACGATGGCCTTCCAGCCCATCGTGGATCTCGAAACGAATACCCCGTTCGCCTACGAAGCGCTGGTTCGCGGACTCAACGGTGAAGGAGCGGCCTCAATCCTGGCCAAGGTAAACGACGGCAACCGCTATCGTTTCGACCAGGCTTGCCGCGTCAAAGCCATCGAGCTGGCCGCCGGCCTCGGCCTCCACGAGCTACCCGACTGTCATTTGAGCATCAATTTCCTGCCCAACGCCGTCTACCGTCCCGACACCTGCATCCGCTCCACACTGGCGGCATGCACCACCTTCGGTTTTCCGTCGGAGCGGCTGATGTTCGAGGTTGCCGAAGGAGAGCAGGTCAACGACGCCTCCCATTTGCTCGGCATCTTCCGGGACTACAGCGCGCGTGGCTTCCTGACCGCAATCGACGATTTCGGCGCCGGTTATGCCGGCCTGAACCTGCTCTCCCGGTTCCAGCCGCACGTCCTCAAGATCGACATGGAATTGACCCGCGACATCGATCAGCACGAAGCGAAGCAGGCGATCGTCGAGGCGATCGTGCTCGTCTCCCGGCGCCTGAATATCCGGGTCGTCGCCGAAGGCATCGAAACCGCGGCCGAACGCGACGCACTGGCCGCGATGGGCATTACCCTGCAGCAGGGGTATCTCTACGCGCGGCCGCAGGTCGGAACGCTAGCCCTGCGCTGAAGGCGACAGCCGCGGCGCGGCACCGACGGTTTATGCGGCAAGCATCCGCCGCGGACTCTGGGCGAGGATGCGCTCCATGCCGGCCATGACGGTCAGATTGGCTTCCTCCATCCGCGTCAATGCCACCAGGGTTGCGGCGAAATCGCCGCTACGGTAGTTCGCGACAGCCTGCCGGGCCGCATCGTGCACCGCCTTGTGCGGCGTTTCCATTTCCCGGTAGCCGGGCAGGCTGGAATACTCGGCACGGCCTTCGCCTTCGTAATACCAGCGGCCAAGCTTGCATTCCGTTTCGTCCGGCAGATCGCCTGGCTGGAGATCGGACAGGCCGAGCAATACCTTGTACACCTCAAGTTTCAGCGTCAGCTCCTCGATGTTGGCAAGTTCGGCATTGGCCAGTCGCGACGACGAAGCGATGCTGTCCTGCATGAGATGGGAGAGCCCGAGCAGGCGCTGCATGCTGCGCATCGCGCTCTCGCTCTCGGCCCCTTGGCTGGCGGCGCTGCCGGCGCCCAACTCCATGATCGCCTTGGCCTGCCCGGTTTCCTGCTGGATTCCCGCCACCAGCCCGCCGATTTCCGTCGTCGCCTTCGCCGTCCGCTCGGCCAGCTTGCGCACTTCGTCGGCAACCACGGCAAACCCCCGCCCCGCCTCGCCCGCCCGGGCGGCCTCGATGGCGGCGTTCAGCGCCAGCAGGTTGGTCTGTTCGGCGATCTCCTTGATCAACTGGACAATACCGCCGATCTCTCCGGCCCGCCGCGACAGGTCCTCGACGCTGAGGCCGGCAGCGCTGATGCGCTCGTGCATGGCGCGCAGGTTGGCGGCGATTTTTTCGAAAGCCGAACGGTTGGCATCGGATTCGCTGGCCGCCGTCAGCGCCTTGCCCGCGTCCTCGCTCAACTGGCTGGAAAGCCCGGCAAAGGAAAGGCGGATGCCGGACAGCGATTCGCCAAAACGGGGGATGTTGCCAAGCACCCCATCCAGCAGCGCTTGGCGGTCACGCAAGCGCGTCAGTTCAGTTTCCGACCGGTCAAGACGCGCCCCGGCATCCGCCAGTTGCGCCTGCTTCGCCTCCAACTGAGCCTGCAGGGCGGCGTTCTCGGCCTGTGCCGCCGCCAATGCGCGTTTGGTTTTGCTTCCGAACATGGGTTCCTCTTTGACTGGACAGTGAATTGTTGAGTATTTTACTCAACAATAAATACTTCCCCATGATCTGCATCAAAAATTTTCGGACCGACCTCCGGCTCTGTGAACATCGCGCAGAAAGTCGCGGCGCGGTCCGGCGCCAACTTCAGGCGCCGCCTGCCTCGACGGGGTCGAGGGCATTTCCTTCCTTGCGCAAGACGGCGGTGAACCAGAAGGTACTGCCCTCCCCGGGCGTACTCGTCACGCCGACGCTGCCGCCCATGAGTTCGGCGATTTTCCGGGTAATCGCCAATCCCAGCCCGGTCCCGCCATATCTGCGCGTCGTCGAGTTGTCCGCCTGTTCGAACGCGCCGAACAGTTTGGGCAGGATCTCCGGCGCAATGCCGATACCGGTGTCCGCGACCTCGAAGCGGAGCGTCACCGTTTTGTCCGTCCGGGCTTCTTCCCGGACACGCAGGATGACGCGCCCCTGCTCGGTGAACTTGAGGGCGTTGGCGGTGTAGTTGAGCAGCGCCTGGTGCAAGCGGGTGGCATCGCCGAGCAGGCGATCGCCCGGCGCGAACGCTTCGATCGACAGTTCGACGTCTTTGCTCCCGGCATTCTGGGCAAGCATCGTCCTGACATTTTCAAGTACGCCAACGACATTGACCGGCGCCGACTCCAGAACGAATTTACCAGCTTCGATTTTGGAAAGGTCGAGCACGGCGTTAATGATTTCGAGCAGGTGATGACCCGCCGCCTCGATCTTGTCGAGCCGGTCCGTCTGCTGCGGCGTCAGGCCGGAACGGCGCAGCAGGTGCGCCATGCCG encodes:
- a CDS encoding DUF2877 domain-containing protein, which encodes MKSNLLLHTCGDRKTAGRVHSVFARGFNVEFPTQLLYVGGDDAPLSAFGLALPAARLRELLAGVRVGDLVVLKAQRLFIYGHDGVMSIDLAELPTVDLRVPAVACGIDAIAASEVYRQLDALGLEQSTGLGLNISDADREHLALLCEADKADFAANSRLVAYFAGRGQGLTPSGDDLLLGFTFALMLFGRYADWNRAVAAGVTPETTTAISVAYVQAMLMGYVAGHLAALAALIDGGDARAVRQCVDAVAQFGHTSGVDTLFGFFLGLKFLTRSF
- the allC gene encoding allantoate deiminase, which codes for MNIEVAEVRQTLEWLSSISDEAGPGTTRLLYSPSWLTAQKALKEKFESLGMECRFDAVGNLFGTLVGSESPERKIATGSHVDTVVRGGKLDGQLGIFGGYLAVKHLLETHGRPKKSLEIISMAEEEGSRFPYVFWGSKNIFGLARPEDVANLKDGHGVGFVDAMRGCGFDFGDGKVKDDLDAFIELHIEQGNFLEEENYTVGVVNSIVGQKRYNITLRGEANHAGTTLMRYRKDTVECLSRIVVHCLDKAKAAGDPLVLTFGKVVPKPNTVNVVPGETLFTMDCRHTDAAFLLAFTAELEADMKAIAAKAGIDIEIDNWMNEKPVSMDANVVSIIERVCRDRQLNYKVMHSGAGHDSQIFAPRVPTGMIFVPSIKGISHNPAEDTKLEDLCEGIKALAYTLHELAY
- the arcC gene encoding carbamate kinase, with the protein product MGKQLVIALGGNALGSTPEEQKDAVLAASGNIVSLVRDGYSIVIVHGNGPQVGMINLAFELAYGQNQNVSAMPFAECSAMSQGYIGFHLQNALQNSFYANGMTTHVSTAITQVVVDRNDPAFQKPTKPVGLFYTEEAANAIAKEKGYTFVEDSGRGFRRVVPSPDPIDIKEKGTIRCLMENGDVVIACGGGGIPVYREDGLLHSVDVVIDKDKAAAKLADVIAADTFIVLTAVPRVAINFGKPNQQWLSRITVSEAQKYIEEGHFAPGSMLPKVEAAIRFVNSGAGREAIITSLENAYQAVTEGGGTVICAD
- the allE gene encoding (S)-ureidoglycine aminohydrolase, encoding MGYQNNVLGYRAGLLHNRSVIKAGRYAVLEPDGLVRNVIPGFENCDITILGSPKLGASFVDYLLTVHPEGGNLLGFGADGEETLIYVIDGALSVGTGDQVHDLARGGFAYCPPGVKLFLHNRSGVAARAFLYKRRYVPLEGTTPYVVVGDTEAMPWTEYEGMKDVLVKDFLPKDLAFDCNFHILSFKPGASHGYVETHVQEHGAYCLSGQGMYNLDNQWFPVQKGDYIFMGAYCPQACYAVGRDEDFAYVYSKDCNRDVALSDPSC
- a CDS encoding MFS transporter — translated: MRASYPDNYWKLLVFTFCMGWTIIWIYRAMLSPIYPEIQATIGPQTNAAMGLIASCYFFGYTALQIPSGFLVDRFGQKKVLIPGFSIFAAGVFSIAYADTISMIYIGAVMAGIGCGTYYGSAYSLTSQHVPAEKKGLQTAIVNSGSALGMILGMTGSSYVVKTLGLPWQTMVVVSGCLLVFLVLWFAFAIVEPSKVAQAPGAAVNKAAVVTEEKSKGSIFRLSLVTCYFLYFTTCYAYYMIVTWLPKFLEAERGIKGGMVGLVVSMIAVTAVPGALFFAHLSDKKRDKKAEVILFLEISAFVLIGVSMFAPDTTTFGIVLLLYGFLGKMAVDPVLISYVSDQADKKNMATTLGTFNFFGMSSSVVAPALTGYIIDRTGSGVWGFYLGAILLLIGAITFYAANAGKKKQAKAE